The following are encoded together in the Desertifilum tharense IPPAS B-1220 genome:
- the urtC gene encoding urea ABC transporter permease subunit UrtC: MIDTLLGIPGLRRERQTRRNLLIEAGIISAIALVLIFVMPLILSGFELNLLGRFLALAIVALGIDLIWGYTGMLSLGHGIFFALGGYAIAMHIKLQIPSTSSIQLPEFMTLYGVTELPWFWRPFYSFPFSAIAVLAVPAIVGAILGYLVFRNRIRGVYFSILTQATTVVFFNFFNGQQKLINGTNGLTDFRTILGASVNAPQTQFAIYTLTILFLIAAYALSRWLTSGRFGRLLMAIRDDESRVRFSGYDPTGYKVLVFAISAALAGLAGAMFTLQTGIISPRAMDIGFSIEMVIWVAVGGRASLVGAVLGALLVNYARSRLSTEFAENWLFFQGALFLIVVTILPDGLIGWLRHQGVNQVRSLLGSRQLATYPSLETDPEVQHEREVLSKETSE, translated from the coding sequence ATGATCGACACACTCCTTGGAATTCCAGGCCTAAGACGAGAACGTCAAACCCGTCGCAATTTACTCATTGAGGCAGGCATCATTAGCGCGATCGCTCTAGTCCTCATTTTTGTCATGCCGTTAATCCTATCGGGATTTGAACTTAACCTGTTAGGGCGATTTCTGGCCCTAGCCATTGTTGCCCTCGGCATTGACTTGATTTGGGGCTACACGGGAATGCTGAGTTTAGGACATGGCATCTTCTTTGCCCTGGGGGGATATGCGATCGCCATGCACATCAAGCTGCAAATTCCCTCCACCTCTAGCATTCAACTCCCGGAATTTATGACCCTGTATGGCGTCACAGAATTGCCGTGGTTTTGGCGGCCGTTTTACTCCTTCCCCTTCAGCGCGATCGCCGTTCTAGCCGTTCCCGCGATCGTTGGGGCCATTCTCGGCTATCTGGTTTTCCGCAACCGCATTCGCGGCGTCTACTTCTCGATCCTCACCCAAGCCACCACAGTTGTCTTTTTTAACTTCTTCAACGGTCAGCAAAAGCTAATTAACGGGACTAATGGCTTAACCGATTTCAGAACGATCCTCGGCGCTTCCGTCAATGCCCCGCAAACCCAATTTGCCATTTACACCCTGACCATTCTCTTTTTAATCGCCGCCTATGCCCTGTCTCGCTGGCTAACCAGCGGGCGGTTTGGTCGCTTGCTGATGGCCATCCGCGATGATGAAAGTCGGGTGCGCTTTTCCGGCTACGACCCCACAGGCTATAAAGTCCTAGTCTTTGCCATCTCTGCGGCCTTAGCGGGACTGGCGGGGGCCATGTTTACCCTACAAACTGGGATTATCTCCCCCAGAGCAATGGATATTGGTTTCTCCATTGAAATGGTAATTTGGGTGGCGGTTGGCGGACGGGCGAGTTTAGTCGGTGCCGTTCTGGGGGCGCTGCTGGTGAACTATGCCCGCAGTCGCTTGAGTACCGAATTTGCCGAAAACTGGTTATTTTTCCAAGGGGCTTTATTCTTAATTGTTGTCACCATCTTGCCGGATGGCTTAATTGGCTGGTTGCGCCATCAAGGAGTGAATCAAGTGCGATCGCTCCTAGGGAGTCGCCAACTGGCAACCTATCCCAGTCTAGAAACAGACCCCGAAGTCCAGCACGAACGCGAAGTTTTAAGCAAAGAAACCTCCGAGTAA
- the urtD gene encoding urea ABC transporter ATP-binding protein UrtD, giving the protein MNNKILEIENLTVSFDGFKALNNLNFSLDAGELRVIIGPNGAGKTTFLDIITGKVQPTEGRVLFKGRNLRRIAEHKIARLGIGRKFQTPRVYLNLTPRENLELSCNRNKNVLATLFSKTPTSEQKTVKGLLETIGLDLKADIPAQLLSHGEKQRLEIGMLVAQSPDLLLVDEPVAGLTDEETAQTGDLLLALAESHSIIVIEHDMEFVRQIARKVTVLHQGSVLCEGNIEEVQNDPRVIEVYLGQPTEAEAHPVQEELV; this is encoded by the coding sequence ATGAACAACAAAATCCTAGAAATTGAAAACCTCACCGTCAGTTTTGATGGCTTCAAAGCGCTGAATAACCTCAACTTCAGCTTGGATGCGGGGGAGTTGCGCGTGATTATTGGCCCAAACGGGGCGGGGAAAACCACCTTTCTCGATATCATTACCGGAAAGGTACAGCCCACAGAAGGGCGGGTTCTGTTCAAAGGCCGCAACCTGCGACGCATTGCCGAACATAAAATTGCTCGACTGGGAATTGGGCGCAAATTTCAAACCCCCAGAGTCTATCTCAACCTCACCCCGCGTGAAAATCTCGAACTCAGTTGCAACCGCAACAAAAACGTTTTAGCCACTCTGTTTAGTAAAACGCCAACCTCCGAACAGAAAACGGTTAAAGGGTTGCTAGAAACGATCGGATTAGACCTCAAAGCCGATATTCCCGCGCAACTTTTGTCTCACGGCGAAAAGCAGCGCTTAGAAATTGGGATGTTAGTCGCCCAATCTCCCGACTTATTGCTCGTCGATGAACCTGTAGCCGGGTTAACCGATGAAGAAACTGCCCAAACGGGAGATTTACTCTTAGCCTTAGCGGAAAGTCATTCCATTATTGTGATCGAACATGACATGGAATTTGTTCGCCAAATTGCCCGTAAGGTGACGGTGTTGCACCAAGGTTCGGTTCTGTGCGAAGGCAATATTGAAGAGGTTCAAAATGACCCCCGCGTCATTGAAGTCTATCTCGGTCAACCCACAGAAGCCGAAGCGCATCCAGTCCAAGAAGAGTTAGTTTAG
- a CDS encoding MORN repeat-containing protein, which produces MPNMVVPALPLSQKMPFLSLKPPIYKAAIVAGFSFLGVLAFTQAAQAQQNSYCTGNLRSGLLHGKGSCLFPSGNRYEGEFKEGRRHGRGTLILKDGTRCEGEFRDELLNGRGTCIFPSGNRYEGEFVNGQRQGRGTFTLADGTRCTGEFRDELLNGRGTCVFPSGNRYDGEFQAGIRTGQATLTFADGTQCQGTFENEQLNGRGTCVFPSGNRYEGEFRNNARHGRGVFIYANGTRLEGVWREGQFETANR; this is translated from the coding sequence ATGCCTAATATGGTTGTTCCTGCATTGCCATTATCCCAGAAAATGCCTTTTCTCAGCTTAAAGCCGCCGATTTACAAAGCCGCAATTGTAGCTGGATTCAGCTTTCTCGGCGTCCTTGCATTTACTCAAGCAGCACAAGCGCAACAAAACTCTTACTGCACGGGTAATCTGCGTTCGGGACTGTTACATGGCAAAGGCAGTTGTTTATTTCCAAGCGGCAACCGCTACGAAGGCGAGTTTAAAGAAGGCCGGCGTCACGGACGAGGAACCTTAATTTTGAAAGATGGCACCCGCTGCGAAGGCGAATTTCGCGACGAACTGCTCAACGGTCGGGGAACCTGCATTTTCCCCAGCGGCAACCGCTATGAGGGAGAATTTGTCAACGGTCAGCGCCAAGGACGCGGCACCTTTACCCTAGCAGACGGGACGCGGTGTACGGGAGAATTCCGCGACGAACTGCTCAACGGTCGGGGAACCTGCGTTTTCCCTAGTGGCAACCGCTACGACGGGGAGTTTCAAGCCGGAATTCGCACCGGACAAGCAACCCTCACCTTTGCCGACGGGACGCAATGTCAAGGAACCTTTGAAAACGAACAACTTAACGGTCGGGGAACCTGCGTTTTCCCCAGTGGCAACCGTTACGAAGGGGAGTTTCGCAACAATGCCCGCCACGGACGCGGCGTTTTCATTTATGCCAATGGCACGCGCTTAGAAGGAGTTTGGCGCGAAGGTCAGTTTGAAACCGCGAATCGGTAA
- the urtB gene encoding urea ABC transporter permease subunit UrtB, which translates to MQLLIEGIFNGISIGAVLLIAALGLAIVFGLMGVINLAHGELMMLGAYTTFVVQNGFRQIGGPLLETYIFFALIAAFFVAALAGLVLERGVIRYLYGRPLETLLATWGVSLILQQFVRSVSWQLVIGLVIFCALFFGALWAISKRSNFYRIRNWAIAILAVLGAKISWEIAAALGRRFGLALTQPWFGAQNVDVTAPSWLRGGVVLMGFQLPYVRLFIIALTLICVVGIYLFLGRSPWGLRIRAVTQNRSMSACLGIPTAKVDALTFALGSGLAGIAGCAISLLGSVGPNTGQNYIVDAFMVVVVGGVGKLVGTLVAALAIGTINYLVGSGTLALISTPIQPLVDFFTFFATTSMAKVMVFALIIAFLQVRPAGIFPQKGRMVDA; encoded by the coding sequence ATGCAACTGCTTATTGAAGGGATTTTTAACGGCATTAGTATTGGTGCCGTTTTGCTGATTGCAGCGCTCGGTTTAGCCATTGTCTTTGGACTCATGGGGGTGATTAATCTCGCCCACGGAGAACTGATGATGCTAGGAGCTTATACCACCTTTGTCGTCCAAAATGGATTTCGGCAAATTGGCGGGCCGCTGTTGGAAACTTATATCTTTTTTGCCCTAATTGCGGCGTTTTTCGTCGCGGCGCTGGCGGGGTTAGTGCTAGAAAGGGGAGTGATTCGCTACCTCTATGGCAGACCTTTAGAAACGCTATTAGCCACTTGGGGCGTTAGCCTGATTTTGCAGCAATTTGTTCGCAGCGTCAGTTGGCAGTTAGTCATTGGGCTGGTTATCTTTTGTGCCTTATTTTTTGGGGCGTTGTGGGCAATTTCCAAACGTTCCAACTTTTACCGGATTCGCAATTGGGCGATCGCCATTTTGGCCGTTCTGGGCGCTAAAATTTCTTGGGAAATTGCCGCCGCCTTGGGTCGCAGGTTTGGTCTAGCCCTGACACAACCGTGGTTTGGGGCGCAGAATGTGGACGTAACCGCCCCCAGTTGGCTCAGAGGTGGGGTTGTGCTGATGGGATTTCAGTTACCCTACGTCCGTTTATTTATTATTGCCCTAACGTTGATTTGTGTCGTTGGTATTTATCTATTTTTAGGGCGATCGCCCTGGGGCTTGCGAATTCGGGCAGTGACGCAAAACCGCAGCATGAGTGCGTGTTTGGGCATTCCTACAGCAAAAGTGGATGCGCTGACGTTTGCGTTAGGTTCCGGTTTAGCTGGAATTGCCGGTTGCGCCATTAGCCTTCTGGGTTCTGTGGGGCCCAATACTGGACAAAACTATATCGTAGACGCCTTTATGGTGGTCGTTGTGGGCGGCGTGGGCAAACTGGTGGGAACGCTGGTTGCTGCCTTAGCCATTGGCACGATCAATTATTTGGTGGGTTCAGGTACCTTGGCGTTAATTTCCACCCCCATTCAACCGCTTGTGGATTTCTTCACTTTCTTTGCAACAACCAGCATGGCAAAAGTGATGGTATTCGCATTGATTATTGCCTTCTTACAAGTCCGTCCGGCGGGCATTTTCCCGCAGAAGGGTCGCATGGTTGATGCGTAA
- a CDS encoding pentapeptide repeat-containing protein, which produces MASVKSVAITTLMTGIGVVGAWHAPIFVTQRQVQQLLETKACPGCNLRGANLAKANLGGANLAGADLANANLSQANLGGANLENANLAAANLEGAHLGCTSLSFNLDTTPERATLNFDVKEGDRSITSHHNQVSFRLNAEGDRAVMRLNIGCAKLVGANLQGATLPDGSLYSK; this is translated from the coding sequence ATGGCTTCAGTTAAAAGTGTCGCGATTACCACTTTAATGACGGGGATTGGCGTTGTGGGGGCTTGGCACGCGCCGATTTTTGTGACTCAACGACAGGTTCAGCAATTGCTAGAAACGAAAGCTTGTCCGGGGTGCAATTTGCGCGGGGCGAATTTGGCAAAGGCGAATTTAGGGGGTGCTAATTTAGCCGGGGCTGATTTAGCCAATGCCAATCTAAGTCAGGCGAATTTAGGCGGCGCGAATTTAGAAAATGCGAACTTAGCGGCCGCTAATTTAGAAGGGGCACATTTAGGCTGTACGTCCCTGAGTTTCAACTTGGATACGACGCCCGAACGCGCTACCCTAAATTTTGATGTCAAGGAGGGCGATCGCTCTATTACCTCCCATCATAATCAGGTCAGTTTTCGCCTTAATGCTGAGGGCGATCGCGCCGTGATGCGTTTAAATATTGGGTGTGCCAAACTGGTTGGGGCTAACCTGCAAGGAGCAAC
- a CDS encoding DUF3370 domain-containing protein, translating to MLPFLSAFLIAQTSPTLTPRNSAPTITPPSRTVPGRPTPRPTPVLPPPETLPAFEELPLLERLPHLEVMHPAELRSLPGRLDSVPVFNSNSPELVQTEGILLSTFPPEGKRNRLAHLNFAFNGRFDIFSHHVTRARTPEETRSFYQGIILYNPLTQPVTVEILQGASYLTRPDALFVTLPPVVDNPVGRVFAGPGSRAMNDILRGRRQENLPSSVVVPPGQYYLLMNVPIPAGTVTPTSNGRSTLLRLQSSGPIYIANLAMRAPQNANGSERPPELDEWETLLVNGTLAGPRDLAPSALDAPRSRMVYGRVAGVAEGSKWLAKLTDNERSDRLTIPQSGRAFAYGLSTLHQGRLGTEQIQSAKMLVRYPDTAYYAHGNYGVEYNLTLPLHNPTKERQTVTLSLSTPVKDDTVQGTLLFFNPPEERIFFRGTVRLRFANDLGLMQSRYVHLVQNRGHLAEPLLTLELPPNSNRRVEVDFLYPPDATPPQVLMVRTQ from the coding sequence ATGCTGCCTTTTTTGTCTGCTTTCCTGATTGCTCAAACCTCTCCAACCCTAACCCCGCGCAACTCAGCCCCCACCATTACCCCTCCCTCTCGGACTGTACCTGGCCGTCCGACACCGCGCCCGACTCCGGTGCTTCCCCCACCGGAAACGTTACCCGCCTTTGAAGAATTGCCGCTGCTCGAACGCTTACCTCACTTAGAGGTGATGCATCCTGCCGAATTGCGATCGCTTCCCGGTAGATTGGATAGCGTGCCAGTTTTTAATAGCAACAGTCCCGAATTGGTGCAAACTGAAGGGATTTTGCTGTCTACATTTCCCCCAGAAGGCAAGCGCAACCGTTTAGCCCACCTCAATTTTGCCTTTAACGGTCGCTTTGATATTTTTAGCCATCACGTCACGCGGGCCCGCACTCCCGAAGAAACCCGCAGCTTCTACCAGGGCATTATTCTATACAATCCCCTGACTCAGCCCGTCACGGTTGAGATTTTGCAAGGCGCAAGTTATTTAACCCGACCGGATGCCCTATTTGTCACCTTGCCGCCAGTGGTCGATAACCCCGTGGGACGGGTGTTTGCAGGGCCGGGAAGTCGGGCAATGAACGATATTCTGCGCGGTCGCCGCCAGGAAAATCTCCCCTCTAGCGTGGTGGTACCGCCCGGACAGTATTATCTGTTGATGAATGTTCCCATTCCCGCCGGAACGGTGACGCCGACCTCTAATGGTCGTTCGACGCTATTACGCTTGCAAAGTAGCGGGCCGATTTATATCGCGAATTTGGCCATGCGAGCGCCTCAGAATGCCAATGGCAGCGAACGCCCTCCTGAATTGGACGAGTGGGAAACCTTGCTCGTGAATGGGACGCTAGCAGGCCCTAGAGACTTAGCACCCTCTGCTTTGGATGCCCCCCGCAGTCGGATGGTTTACGGTCGCGTGGCGGGCGTGGCAGAGGGTTCTAAATGGCTTGCGAAGTTAACGGATAATGAAAGGAGCGATCGCCTAACGATTCCTCAATCCGGTCGGGCTTTTGCCTACGGGTTGAGTACGCTACATCAAGGTCGCTTGGGAACTGAGCAAATCCAAAGCGCCAAAATGTTAGTCCGCTATCCCGATACGGCCTATTACGCGCATGGTAATTATGGGGTGGAATATAATTTAACGCTGCCTCTGCATAACCCGACGAAAGAACGCCAGACGGTGACGCTTTCGCTGTCTACGCCAGTCAAAGACGATACGGTGCAAGGAACGCTGCTATTTTTTAACCCACCGGAGGAACGCATCTTTTTCCGGGGAACCGTCCGCCTTCGATTTGCCAATGACTTAGGTTTAATGCAGTCTCGTTACGTGCATTTAGTTCAAAATCGCGGTCATTTAGCCGAACCGTTGTTGACTCTAGAGTTGCCTCCCAATAGCAACCGCCGGGTTGAGGTCGATTTTCTCTATCCGCCAGATGCGACGCCGCCCCAGGTGCTGATGGTGCGGACTCAGTGA
- the urtA gene encoding urea ABC transporter substrate-binding protein: protein MTRRLGRRKFLLYGSATLGTSVLLKACGNTTTTDANVAGSPTATTTSAASGDTIKVGILHSLSGTMAISEKSVVDAEQLAIEEINQAGGVLGKQIQAVVEDGASDWPTFAEKARKLIDQDRVVTIFGCWTSASRKAVLPVFEDKQHMLWYPVQYEGQECSNNIFYTGAAPNQQIEPSVDWLLENKGREFFLVGSDYVFPRTANTIIKAQLEAKGGTVVGEDYLPLGNTEVTPIITKIRQALPNGGVIYNTLNGDSNVAFFKQMQGAGLGPDRYPVMSVSIAEEEVKAIGVEYLKGHYAAWNYFQTVDTPANQKFVEAFKAKYGSNRVTNDPMEAAYIAVYLWKQAVEKAGTADDLEKVRMAAYGLSFDAPEGRVTMNPNHHISKVVRIGEVRDDGLFEIISSTDGAVDPLPWNQFVADTKGFACDWSDRNKGGKFKLDA from the coding sequence ATGACAAGGCGACTGGGTCGGCGTAAATTTCTTCTCTATGGGTCTGCAACTTTAGGCACTAGCGTCCTGCTGAAGGCTTGCGGCAACACCACTACAACAGACGCCAACGTAGCAGGCAGCCCCACCGCAACAACGACCAGTGCAGCAAGTGGCGATACCATCAAAGTGGGTATCCTGCACTCGTTAAGCGGCACAATGGCAATTAGTGAAAAGAGCGTTGTCGATGCCGAACAACTGGCAATTGAAGAAATCAACCAAGCGGGAGGCGTTTTAGGCAAGCAAATTCAAGCCGTTGTGGAAGATGGCGCGTCTGACTGGCCCACCTTTGCGGAAAAAGCAAGAAAGCTGATCGATCAAGACCGCGTGGTCACAATCTTTGGTTGTTGGACTTCTGCAAGTCGCAAAGCAGTTTTACCGGTTTTTGAAGATAAGCAGCACATGCTTTGGTACCCCGTCCAATACGAGGGACAAGAGTGTTCTAACAATATCTTTTACACGGGGGCTGCTCCCAACCAGCAAATTGAACCCTCAGTGGATTGGTTATTAGAAAATAAGGGTAGAGAATTTTTCTTAGTTGGCTCGGACTACGTTTTCCCCCGCACAGCCAACACCATTATCAAAGCCCAACTTGAGGCAAAAGGTGGCACCGTAGTGGGTGAAGATTATCTTCCCCTCGGTAACACCGAAGTGACCCCGATTATCACCAAAATTCGGCAAGCTCTGCCCAACGGCGGCGTGATTTACAATACGCTGAACGGGGATAGTAATGTGGCATTCTTCAAACAAATGCAAGGGGCGGGTTTAGGCCCAGACCGCTATCCGGTGATGTCGGTCAGTATTGCCGAAGAAGAAGTCAAAGCGATTGGCGTGGAATACTTAAAGGGTCATTACGCCGCTTGGAACTATTTCCAAACCGTAGATACGCCTGCTAACCAAAAGTTTGTAGAAGCTTTCAAAGCGAAATATGGTAGCAACCGCGTCACCAACGACCCAATGGAAGCAGCTTACATTGCCGTGTACCTGTGGAAGCAAGCGGTCGAAAAAGCGGGAACGGCTGACGATCTAGAAAAAGTCCGGATGGCGGCTTACGGCTTAAGCTTTGACGCGCCGGAAGGTCGAGTCACCATGAACCCCAATCACCACATTTCTAAGGTGGTCAGAATTGGTGAAGTTCGCGATGATGGTTTATTTGAAATCATCTCTTCAACCGATGGTGCAGTCGATCCGCTGCCTTGGAATCAATTTGTGGCAGATACGAAAGGATTTGCTTGCGATTGGTCAGATCGCAATAAAGGCGGCAAATTCAAGCTTGACGCTTAG